Proteins from one Desulfonema limicola genomic window:
- the traF gene encoding conjugal transfer protein TraF codes for MNRTVLIIGLLILQYLISADYTFAQEQKSDIIRNMAADEYFGLILFYKTGCGPCNEQYPVFQDFVRFNHWKPFKTIDVQDNPWAAVKFEVETVPEIWLVTEDGKIIRISSGFAPPDLIRNNILSAYYTITGVSEPETH; via the coding sequence ATGAACAGAACTGTTTTAATAATAGGATTGCTCATTTTACAATATCTGATTTCAGCAGATTATACATTCGCCCAGGAACAAAAGTCTGACATCATCCGTAATATGGCAGCAGATGAATACTTTGGACTTATTCTGTTTTACAAAACAGGATGCGGGCCATGCAATGAACAATACCCTGTGTTTCAGGATTTTGTTCGTTTTAACCATTGGAAACCTTTTAAAACCATTGATGTTCAAGACAATCCCTGGGCAGCTGTAAAGTTTGAAGTCGAAACAGTTCCTGAAATCTGGCTTGTAACAGAAGATGGAAAAATAATCCGCATATCTTCAGGATTTGCCCCGCCTGATTTAATCAGAAACAATATTTTATCAGCTTATTATACAATCACTGGTGTTTCAGAACCTGAAACACATTAA
- a CDS encoding PAS domain S-box protein, protein MKRLKLVTKLNLCFVINLVLPMIIAAYFAISYINGKICSEAVKSIDSDSKISEIIYQSGISEISTLAGTYAQKNALTTLLFFDLGKKIGIDLALSARKNNIDMITVVDNDYNVLVRSHSPDKICKRISFGNDKKEKLSARKKYIDQAFFGISSAGTEIMTAKDLVEEGFSIQNNKADKSGNLLVITGAAPIYDRNESITGVIIIRRFLNNNVEILQKISNTIHAHVAVFEHTNPAVSVCAENVPGNNDKLCPPLPQTLQNVLKLNNEIHEVDITNTGNITKYFPLRDFSENPIGVFMIQKSISPYLYTYKTAILIIISIVLVIFIHNFCIKQILVKNFLDPLKRLGEKFKSVDVEDKLQELKVSSQREIGTLTEAFNEMIYRLKESRALLKQNENLLMSLLSSTNNGIHLIKDRRFVWCNRATRQIFGWTEDELIGRTTEILYPNYSEYLRFGEYIYERQHPDGIITFEYDNFKHKDGSSITCFFQGRALDENDSSKGYVFSITDITKLKKAEAHIRELNREMFRAQENERKRIALDLHDHVAQELSFLTMQCGRNKGKNNRNCEINNCKGCKTVLKKAVNTVRNIAYDLRPSNLDDFGIADSLKQLCMDYSESHKVTVNYKPFGMENLNVDSDTGIHFYRLVQEAMTNVVKHAQATDISVKLVYSYPKIILRICDNGKGFDVNTRMEEVLNDKRMGIRSMKERVKLLDGHMTLCSKPGIGTKIVIKVMYMENKNEN, encoded by the coding sequence ATGAAAAGACTGAAGCTTGTTACAAAATTAAATCTTTGCTTTGTTATTAATCTTGTATTGCCTATGATTATAGCAGCTTATTTTGCCATATCCTATATTAACGGTAAAATTTGCAGCGAAGCTGTTAAATCAATTGATTCCGACTCGAAAATATCTGAAATTATTTACCAGAGCGGAATTTCTGAAATAAGCACTCTTGCCGGAACATATGCCCAGAAAAATGCTCTGACAACCCTTCTGTTTTTTGATCTCGGTAAAAAAATTGGAATAGATCTGGCATTGAGTGCCCGGAAAAATAATATTGATATGATAACAGTCGTAGATAACGATTATAATGTGCTTGTACGTTCTCATTCCCCGGATAAAATCTGTAAACGGATTTCATTTGGGAATGATAAAAAAGAAAAACTTTCTGCCAGAAAAAAATATATAGATCAGGCATTTTTCGGCATTTCATCTGCCGGAACCGAAATAATGACTGCAAAAGACCTGGTTGAGGAAGGATTTTCTATTCAAAATAATAAAGCAGATAAGTCCGGAAACTTACTCGTCATTACAGGTGCAGCTCCCATATATGACAGAAATGAATCTATAACAGGTGTAATAATTATTCGAAGATTTCTGAACAACAACGTAGAAATTTTGCAGAAAATAAGCAATACAATTCATGCTCATGTGGCTGTTTTCGAGCATACCAATCCCGCAGTATCAGTATGTGCAGAAAATGTGCCGGGAAATAATGATAAACTCTGTCCTCCTCTGCCGCAAACTCTTCAGAATGTTTTGAAGCTGAACAATGAAATCCATGAAGTAGATATTACAAATACTGGAAATATTACAAAATATTTTCCTTTGAGAGATTTCAGTGAAAATCCCATAGGGGTTTTTATGATTCAAAAAAGTATAAGTCCTTATTTATATACATATAAAACAGCTATATTAATTATAATCTCAATTGTTCTCGTCATTTTTATCCATAACTTCTGCATTAAACAGATCCTTGTTAAAAATTTTCTTGATCCTCTGAAAAGGCTTGGCGAAAAATTCAAATCAGTTGATGTTGAGGATAAATTACAAGAGCTTAAGGTATCTTCCCAGAGAGAAATCGGAACACTAACAGAAGCCTTCAATGAAATGATATACAGATTAAAAGAATCACGGGCATTGTTGAAACAAAATGAAAATTTGCTGATGAGTCTTTTAAGCAGTACAAATAATGGAATACATCTTATTAAAGATCGAAGATTTGTCTGGTGTAACAGGGCCACAAGACAGATATTTGGCTGGACAGAGGATGAACTGATCGGCAGAACAACGGAAATTCTTTATCCCAATTACAGCGAATATTTAAGATTCGGTGAGTACATTTATGAAAGGCAGCATCCGGACGGGATAATAACCTTTGAATATGATAATTTCAAGCATAAGGACGGCAGCAGTATTACCTGTTTTTTTCAGGGTAGAGCACTTGATGAAAATGACAGTTCAAAAGGATATGTATTTTCAATTACAGACATTACAAAACTGAAAAAAGCTGAAGCACATATAAGGGAACTTAACAGGGAGATGTTTCGGGCCCAGGAAAATGAAAGAAAGCGAATTGCCCTTGATCTGCATGACCATGTTGCCCAGGAATTGTCTTTCCTGACAATGCAGTGTGGCCGGAATAAAGGTAAAAATAACAGGAACTGCGAAATCAATAACTGCAAAGGATGCAAGACTGTTCTTAAAAAAGCAGTAAATACGGTTCGTAATATTGCATATGATCTCCGTCCTTCAAATCTTGACGATTTCGGCATTGCTGATTCTCTCAAACAATTATGCATGGATTATTCTGAATCACATAAGGTTACAGTTAATTATAAACCCTTTGGAATGGAGAATCTGAACGTAGATTCAGATACAGGTATTCATTTTTACAGACTGGTTCAGGAAGCAATGACAAATGTTGTCAAACATGCTCAAGCAACTGATATATCAGTCAAACTTGTATATTCATATCCGAAAATTATCCTCCGCATCTGTGATAATGGAAAAGGATTTGATGTCAACACTCGCATGGAAGAAGTTCTAAATGATAAACGGATGGGAATAAGAAGCATGAAGGAAAGGGTTAAGCTTTTAGACGGGCATATGACCCTTTGCTCAAAACCTGGTATAGGAACTAAAATTGTTATTAAAGTAATGTATATGGAAAACAAAAATGAAAACTAA
- the rseP gene encoding RIP metalloprotease RseP, with the protein MYNFIAFAILTGIIVIFHEFGHFIAAKIFGVEITRFSIGFGKRIYGKKIGTTDYCLSMIPLGGYIKMTGHDPDAVIPALKQKESFTHQPVLRRILIVAAGPVFNFLLAILILIGIFTFSGFLILKPVIGNVVEGSPAYKSGLQGNDEIIAVEDRFVKNWFEMTEAINQCQGRTIWLAVQREDAIYKFDIKPELQKIQNQFNESEHRHVIGITASGKTVTEKLNPLSALHQSIARTSSMIIMNVTAIAKMCSGQMSINVLSGPFQIAQMAGSHAQKGFISFLFLMAGLSASLGVINLFPIPVFDGGHLLFFIIEMITGRPVSMRFRSYAYKTGILFITIIMMFVCIKDMGQLFK; encoded by the coding sequence ATGTATAATTTTATTGCGTTTGCAATACTCACTGGGATTATTGTTATTTTTCATGAATTCGGGCACTTCATTGCCGCAAAAATATTTGGGGTTGAGATTACAAGGTTTTCCATTGGTTTTGGCAAAAGAATATATGGCAAGAAGATCGGTACAACCGATTATTGTCTCTCCATGATTCCCCTTGGAGGATATATTAAAATGACGGGCCATGATCCTGATGCAGTAATTCCAGCTTTAAAACAGAAAGAGTCTTTTACCCATCAGCCGGTTCTCAGGCGAATACTGATTGTGGCAGCAGGGCCGGTTTTTAATTTCCTCCTTGCAATATTGATATTAATCGGAATTTTTACCTTTTCAGGATTCCTTATTCTCAAACCTGTTATCGGTAATGTGGTAGAGGGTTCCCCTGCATATAAATCAGGGCTTCAGGGAAATGATGAGATCATTGCAGTTGAAGACCGTTTTGTCAAAAACTGGTTTGAAATGACAGAAGCCATTAATCAGTGCCAGGGCAGAACCATCTGGCTGGCAGTGCAGCGTGAAGATGCAATCTACAAATTTGACATTAAGCCTGAGTTACAAAAAATTCAAAATCAATTTAACGAATCTGAACACAGACATGTTATTGGCATAACAGCTTCCGGAAAAACTGTTACAGAAAAACTGAACCCATTATCTGCATTGCATCAGAGTATAGCCCGTACAAGTTCGATGATTATTATGAATGTAACAGCCATTGCAAAAATGTGTTCAGGGCAGATGTCAATAAATGTTCTGAGCGGGCCTTTTCAAATTGCTCAAATGGCAGGTTCACATGCACAAAAAGGATTTATCAGTTTTCTTTTTCTCATGGCAGGTCTTTCCGCCAGTCTGGGTGTAATCAATCTATTCCCGATTCCGGTTTTTGACGGCGGCCATCTGCTATTTTTTATTATTGAGATGATAACCGGAAGACCGGTTTCTATGAGATTTAGAAGTTATGCCTATAAAACCGGGATTTTATTCATTACCATTATCATGATGTTTGTCTGTATAAAAGATATGGGCCAATTGTTCAAATAA
- a CDS encoding transposase family protein, with protein sequence MSIPRDSLPNCKCPYKTIEEECSEREEATTEQLRIIKAHLPILLKRLSKIKDPRNPKKCKHKMTVIMIYGILTFVFQMSSRREANREMTRPMFIQNLLLYFPELKDLPHNDTLMRLLSKIEVDDIEAAHVELIRHFIRKKKFRRYLIENCYPIAIDGTQKFVRDAIWSEECLERKVKNGEDGKKKQYYVYVLEANLAFYNGMTIPLMSEILNYTQGDTDNSKQDCETKAFHRLADRLKKEFPRLKIMVLLDGLYPNGPVMEHCLKNKWQFMIVLKDGSLSNVWKEFEALKEFEEFNSLKMKWGNRRQFFQWVNEIEYTYGENDKKSVVLHVVVCEEVWKEVGSTGEIKVKTSKHAWISSEPLNQRNVNERCNLGARNRWGIETGILIEKHHGFCYEHCYSYNWNAMKGYHYLMRIGHLFIIIALYSECLMKKVKQLGLKGFIRFIKETLASPWLKHEMVIKRLNRNFQMRLA encoded by the coding sequence GTGTCTATACCTAGAGATTCACTTCCGAACTGCAAGTGTCCTTATAAAACAATTGAGGAAGAATGTTCTGAACGTGAGGAAGCAACCACTGAACAGTTAAGAATCATAAAAGCACATCTCCCGATATTATTGAAACGGTTGTCTAAAATTAAAGACCCCCGAAATCCTAAAAAATGTAAGCATAAAATGACTGTCATCATGATTTATGGTATACTCACATTTGTATTCCAGATGAGTTCCAGGAGAGAAGCCAACCGGGAAATGACTCGGCCTATGTTTATACAAAATTTGCTTTTGTACTTTCCTGAACTTAAAGACCTCCCGCATAACGATACTTTAATGCGCCTGTTATCCAAAATTGAAGTTGATGATATAGAAGCCGCACATGTTGAATTGATCCGCCATTTTATCAGGAAAAAAAAGTTTCGACGCTATCTGATTGAAAATTGTTATCCAATTGCTATTGATGGAACACAGAAATTTGTTCGTGATGCTATCTGGAGTGAAGAATGCCTGGAACGGAAGGTTAAAAATGGTGAGGATGGTAAGAAAAAACAGTATTATGTGTATGTTTTAGAAGCCAATTTAGCTTTTTATAACGGTATGACAATACCTTTAATGAGTGAAATTCTGAATTATACACAAGGTGATACTGATAACAGCAAACAGGATTGTGAAACAAAGGCTTTCCACAGATTAGCCGACCGCTTAAAAAAGGAGTTTCCACGCCTGAAAATAATGGTTTTACTTGATGGACTTTATCCAAATGGGCCTGTTATGGAACATTGCCTTAAAAATAAATGGCAGTTTATGATTGTTCTCAAAGACGGCTCTTTATCAAATGTGTGGAAGGAATTTGAGGCACTAAAAGAATTTGAAGAATTCAACAGTTTGAAAATGAAATGGGGAAACAGGAGACAGTTCTTCCAGTGGGTCAATGAAATTGAATATACTTACGGAGAAAATGATAAAAAGAGTGTTGTTCTCCATGTTGTCGTCTGTGAAGAAGTATGGAAAGAGGTAGGCTCCACCGGCGAAATCAAGGTTAAAACATCTAAACACGCCTGGATTTCCAGTGAACCGTTGAACCAGAGAAATGTTAATGAGCGCTGCAATTTGGGCGCGCGGAACCGCTGGGGCATTGAAACCGGCATATTGATAGAAAAACATCATGGGTTCTGTTATGAACATTGTTATTCCTATAATTGGAATGCTATGAAAGGCTATCATTATCTTATGCGTATTGGGCATTTGTTCATTATTATAGCACTCTATTCCGAATGCTTGATGAAAAAAGTAAAACAGCTTGGCCTAAAGGGTTTTATCCGATTTATTAAGGAAACTTTGGCCAGTCCCTGGTTAAAGCATGAAATGGTAATAAAGCGGCTTAATAGAAATTTTCAGATGCGTCTGGCATAA
- a CDS encoding helix-turn-helix domain-containing protein, translating into MEETRLLLGRRIKSLRKKIGISQEDIAEKTAISSKYISEIERGHTNLSIDIAEEISEVLGVDLPALLDCKHEQHRDILTQQLYSSILNAPDKEFQIIFKIVNYILK; encoded by the coding sequence ATGGAAGAAACAAGACTACTGCTGGGGAGAAGAATAAAATCTTTAAGAAAAAAAATAGGAATTTCTCAGGAGGATATTGCTGAAAAGACAGCCATCAGTTCAAAGTATATAAGTGAAATTGAGAGAGGCCACACAAATTTATCAATAGATATAGCTGAGGAAATTTCAGAAGTTCTGGGAGTTGATCTACCTGCGTTACTTGATTGTAAGCATGAACAGCACCGTGATATTCTTACACAGCAGCTTTATTCATCAATACTTAATGCCCCGGACAAAGAGTTTCAAATTATATTCAAAATTGTGAATTATATCTTAAAATGA
- a CDS encoding response regulator, which produces MKTKKTVLLIDDHPVLRAGIKTTIEDEGSFEVVGEAGTASQGLMLAQKLCPDVAIVDLTLPDKNGIQLTKDIINSVQNTNIMILSVHSKIDYVIKSVKAGAKGYVIKESASECIIKCLKHISQGKQFIDHSLSDQLCELMNGIEIPVNDTDSDRYGTLTGREQEVLRLFAEGHQPKIIAVKLCISLKTVATHKNNIMKKIGVNTVTDMIKYAANIGIIDFDQWKEGLVLG; this is translated from the coding sequence ATGAAAACTAAGAAAACTGTATTATTAATTGATGACCACCCGGTATTAAGGGCCGGGATTAAAACAACAATTGAAGATGAAGGCAGCTTTGAAGTTGTCGGTGAAGCCGGTACAGCAAGTCAGGGACTTATGCTGGCTCAAAAACTCTGTCCTGATGTGGCAATTGTAGATTTGACCCTGCCGGATAAAAACGGAATTCAACTTACAAAAGATATTATCAACTCTGTACAAAATACAAATATCATGATTCTCAGTGTTCATTCAAAAATTGATTATGTGATAAAATCTGTTAAAGCCGGTGCAAAAGGATATGTTATCAAAGAATCAGCATCAGAATGCATAATAAAATGTCTTAAACATATATCACAGGGCAAGCAGTTTATAGATCATTCTTTGTCAGATCAATTATGCGAATTAATGAACGGTATTGAAATTCCTGTAAATGACACTGATTCAGATCGCTACGGCACATTAACTGGCAGGGAGCAGGAAGTGCTGCGACTTTTTGCAGAAGGCCATCAACCAAAAATAATCGCTGTAAAACTATGCATAAGTCTGAAAACAGTTGCAACGCACAAAAACAATATCATGAAAAAAATCGGTGTAAACACAGTTACTGATATGATAAAATATGCAGCAAATATCGGAATAATTGATTTTGACCAGTGGAAAGAAGGTCTTGTACTGGGATAA
- the traF gene encoding conjugal transfer protein TraF, whose translation MPYEEKTGMKYLICFALSLIMVSSSGASPDLKHYPNLSKTILNTEDNREQEDIIFWDDLKRGWFYYEKTDSDNDTQKDRDDKDLIINWKAFKELTAKETNEAINELKDYAVSNPTKINIQNYMVAQKIATKKAHTFMTVWMDVLRDHPTLDETVRRPASSFVSFNLANAKSRATDIIVNELAQDPDMGLIIFYTQDNYYSSIQMPIIKRLLEKTRWQPSRFINVQENPDAAQKFGIETIPEIWLAAKDGRKARVTAGARTADVIKENIVAAYERMTGNQLIKDPFQFQDTELFQQIENR comes from the coding sequence ATGCCTTATGAAGAGAAAACCGGAATGAAATACCTGATATGTTTCGCACTCTCATTGATAATGGTTTCTTCATCAGGTGCATCGCCTGATCTGAAACATTATCCCAATCTTTCAAAGACAATTTTGAATACAGAGGATAACCGGGAGCAGGAAGACATAATTTTCTGGGATGATCTGAAACGGGGATGGTTTTACTATGAAAAGACGGATTCTGACAATGATACTCAGAAAGACAGGGATGACAAAGACCTGATTATCAACTGGAAAGCCTTTAAAGAGCTGACCGCAAAAGAAACAAATGAAGCAATAAATGAACTGAAAGATTATGCAGTTAGCAATCCCACGAAAATCAATATTCAGAATTATATGGTGGCCCAGAAGATTGCCACAAAAAAAGCCCATACCTTTATGACAGTATGGATGGATGTATTAAGGGACCATCCAACACTGGATGAAACAGTCAGGCGACCGGCATCTTCTTTTGTATCCTTTAATCTTGCAAATGCAAAAAGCCGGGCCACTGACATTATTGTCAATGAACTGGCTCAAGACCCGGATATGGGGCTGATCATTTTCTATACCCAGGACAATTATTATTCATCCATCCAGATGCCCATTATCAAACGATTGCTGGAAAAAACACGCTGGCAGCCATCCAGGTTTATAAATGTTCAGGAAAACCCGGATGCAGCTCAGAAGTTCGGTATTGAGACCATACCTGAAATCTGGCTTGCAGCAAAGGACGGAAGAAAAGCCAGGGTAACAGCAGGTGCAAGAACAGCCGATGTTATTAAAGAAAATATTGTTGCAGCCTATGAACGCATGACTGGAAATCAATTGATTAAAGATCCGTTTCAATTCCAAGACACTGAACTGTTCCAACAGATTGAAAACCGGTGA
- a CDS encoding S26 family signal peptidase translates to MKNKIVKFFKTNLREYFTLETLKNNFSPGALKKRFSLKKLIISLLIPAFLAGMYALSPIGFGAALDTKSVNCQAFLYHKKPYPHPPVKDDYVLFRFKEGDLSPEYYDVFKDMRLIKKVGCAPGSFLECQFNTCRCDGMTIVNSIAEKFSSQVWTYSGVIPPGQIFLIGDHDSSYDGRYWGLVPEANLVGVVNKCLMKRKPE, encoded by the coding sequence ATGAAAAATAAGATTGTTAAATTTTTTAAAACAAACCTGCGAGAGTATTTCACTCTGGAAACCTTGAAAAATAATTTTTCTCCGGGCGCACTAAAAAAAAGATTCAGCCTGAAAAAACTGATTATTTCACTGCTCATACCTGCTTTTCTGGCAGGTATGTATGCTTTAAGCCCCATTGGCTTTGGCGCGGCTCTGGATACGAAAAGTGTAAACTGTCAGGCATTTTTGTACCATAAAAAACCGTATCCGCATCCTCCTGTTAAGGACGATTATGTACTGTTCCGGTTTAAAGAAGGTGATCTTTCTCCAGAATACTATGATGTTTTTAAGGATATGCGCCTGATTAAAAAGGTTGGATGCGCTCCGGGAAGTTTTCTTGAATGCCAGTTCAATACATGCAGATGCGACGGCATGACCATTGTAAACAGCATTGCAGAAAAATTTTCATCTCAGGTCTGGACCTATTCAGGTGTGATTCCGCCTGGACAGATTTTCCTTATCGGAGATCATGATTCATCCTATGACGGCAGATACTGGGGCTTGGTTCCAGAAGCCAACCTTGTGGGAGTAGTAAATAAATGCCTTATGAAGAGAAAACCGGAATGA